The genome window TGAAGGGCGCGCCCGCCGACGTGTTCGCGTCGGCCGACCAGAAGGCCATGGATAAGGCGGTTGAGGAAAAGGCCGTGAAGGCCGCGTCCCGCGTGGATTTTGCCGCCAACCAGATCGTGCTGATCGTGCCAACGGACAGCAAGGCCAACATCACCACACTAAAAGACCTGACGCGTGACGACGTCAAGCGCATCGCCTATGGCAATCCGGCATCGGTGCCGGTTGGACGCTACACGCAAGGCGCGTTGCAGGCGGCCGGCTTATGGGACGCGGTGCAAGCCAAGAGCGTGCTGGCGCAGAACGTGCGTCAAAGCCTGGACTATGTGTCGCGCGGAGAAGTTGACGCGGGTTTTGTGTTTGCCACCGACGCTGCCATCATGCCCGACAAGGTCAAGGTCGCTGTGCGCGTGCCGTCGCAAACGCCAGTCACGTATCCTATCGCCGTTACCGCGCGTGAGACCGCTGCCAAGGAAGCCGCGAGCTTCGTGGCGTACGTGATGTCGCCCGCTGGCCAGGAAATCCTGTCGCGTTATGGCTTTCAAAAGCCCTGAACTCTGTTGAAATCGTAGTCACTGATGAGCGATCCGGTATGGGTGCCCTTGCTGCTTTCTTTGAAAGTGGCTGGCTGGGCAACGCTGATAGCCACCGTGGCCGGCACCGCGGCGGCTTATGGCTTGTCCCGCTGGCGCTGGCCGGGGCGGGACCTGCTGGACGCCATTCTGACTTTGCCGCTGGTCCTGCCGCCGACCGTGCTGGGTTATTACCTGCTGGTGTTGCTGGGGCGGCGCGGCATCATCGGCGAAACGCTGGCCAAGTGGAACATTGAACTGGTCTTTACCTGGCAGGGCGCCGTCATCGCGGCGTCCGTCGTAGCCTTTCCGCTGATATTCAAATCCGCTCGCGCGGCCTTCGAAAACGTCGACAGCCAGCTGGAAAACGCAGCGCGGGTGCTGGGCGTCTGTGAGGCAGGCGTGTTCTTTCGCGTGACCTTGCCCTTGGCCGCGCGCGGTATTGCAGCAGGCGTCTTGCTGGCCTTTGCGCGGGCATTGGGAGAATTCGGCGCCACGCTGATGATCGCCGGCAACCTGCCTGGCCGCACACAGACCCTGTCCGTCGCCATTTATGAAGCCGTGCAGGCGGGGGATGATTCCACCGCCAACATGCTGGTGCTGGTGACGTCGGTGACCTGCATCGCGGTCTTGCTGCTGGCGGGCAAGCTGGTGCCGATAGGCGCGCGCGATCGCAATGGGGGCGGGCGATGAGCGTCAGTATTGATATCCGCAAGCGCATGGTGTCGGGCGACCGGCATTTCGAACTGGATGCGGCGTTTACGTCGGCATCCAAGCGCATCGCCTTGTTCGGGCCATCTGGGGCAGGCAAAAGCCTGACCTTGCGCGCGGTGGCGGGATTGCTGCGTCCCGATGCGGGCCGCATCGAGATCAATGGCCGGGTGTTGTTCGACCAGCAGGCAGGCATCTATCTGCCCGCGCAAGCGCGGCGCGTGGCCTATCTGTTCCAGGATTACGCGCTGTTTCCTCACCTGACCGTGGCGCAGAACATTGCCTTTGGTTTGCGGCGCGGCTGGCTGAACCCGCCCAGACGCGAAGTGGGGCCGCAGGCCAGGCGCTGGGTCGACGCGTTTGAATTGAGCTCCATTGTGGGCAGCTACCCCAATGAAATCTCGGGCGGTCAGAAACAGCGCGTGGCCTTGGCGCGCGCGCTGATGTTGCAGCCCGATATTCTGTTGCTGGACGAACCGTTTTCAGCGCTGGATTCGCAACTGCGCGGCAAAATGCGCCAGGAATTGAACGCGTTGCAGCGGCAGCTGGATGTGCCGATGCTGCTGATCACCCATGATCCGGCGGATGTCGATGCCTTGGCCGACGAGGTTTTTGAAGTGCGCGGCGGCAAAGTGCGCCGTCGAGATGAAGACGTAGGCGTCTGAGCGCAAACCCTGTGGCAGGGTTCGCCCGGCAGATCAGTCCAGCACGCCCAAAATCACGCTGGATGCTTTGAAGATGCCAACGGCTGGCGCGCCAACGCCCAGCGCCAGATCATTCGCGCTTTCATTGGTAACGATGGCCACGAGCGTGGCGCCGCCTTCCACCGCAATCAGAATCTCGCTGTTCACCGCGCCCGGGCGCACATCGCTGATCTTGCCTTCCAACTGATTGCGAGCCGATATCCGCAGACCCGGACCCGGGGCGCCGACAATGACGGACGATGCCTTCACCAGCGCAATCGCTTCTTTGCCGGTTTCCAGGCCCAATTCTTTGGTGCTTTCCCGCGTAATGGTCGCCACGATAGTCTGGCCGCCCGCGATGCGCAGCAGAATTTCGTCATTGACCGCGCCCGTCCGGATCTCAACGACGGTGCCCAGGAATTTATTGCGTGCGCTGGTTTTCAACATAAAACGCCTCATCAGATCGATGTCGCCGCTGGCATCCAGTCCAGCGCGCGTCAGGTTTTCCATGAATTTCCGGTGCTCGGTCTCTAGCGCCCGGAACGTCGCGATCAGGCGGCGAGCGCGGTCTGTCAACTGCGTGCCGCCGCCGCCTTTGCCGCCCGCAGCCCGCACCACCAGGGGTTCGCCCGCCAGATTGTTCATGGCGTCGATGGCGTCCCAAGCCCCCTTGTAGCTCATGCCCACTGCACGCGCGGCAGCAGTGATGGAGCCGGTGGCGTCGATTTGCGCCAATAGGTCTATGCGGTTCTTTCCGCCCCAGGTTTGGGCGCCGGAACGAAACCAGATTGAGCCGTCGAGTTCCAACATGGTCTAGGTATGTGTCAGGGTCGTGATTAACAGCAGAGTGTAATAGACAGGGCAGGGGCGGGCCGCGCGTGGTTTTATGCGATGAGAATGAGATTCTGTTGAAACTTTATAAGCTTCGCGGCACTATGGACGGGCCCTGAGTTCTCGGAGAAATCGACATGAAAGCGTTAAAAGCGTTGAAATGCTTGACGGCTGGTTCCATGACGGCATTGCTGGCGGCCTGCGCCTCTGGCCCCACCGTGAAAGCCGATTACGATCATCAAGCCAATTTCGCTCAGTACCGCACTTTTGGGTATATGACGCCGTTGGGCACCGACAAGGCAGGGTATAGCACTTTGTTGACTGAGCGCCTGAAAGACGCCACGCGCGGCCAGATGGAAATGCGCGGTTATGTCTTCAGTGCGTCCAATCCCGATCTGCTCGTCAATTTCAGCGCCAAACTCCAGCAAAAAACTCAGGTCACGCCGGCGGCTCCGCCGATGGGGCCCTACTACGGCTACCGTTCCGGGTTCTACGGCGGCTGGCCGGGTTATGGTTGGGGCGACGATGTTTATCAATATACCGAGGGAACGCTTAACATCGACTTAGTCGATCCGCGCCGCAAGCAGCTGGTCTGGGAGGGCGTGGCGGTCGGAGAGGTCCAGAACCCCGAAGCCGCTGGCTCTTCGCAGAATGTGGACAAGGCCGTGGCGCAGATCTTTGCCAAATACCCATTCCGGGCCGGCGTTGCCGCACCGCAATTGCCGGACAAAACCAAACCTTAGCCAGAGGTAGCCGCATGACGACTCGCCGCAAAGCCCCGTCCACCGACACCGGCGATACGCCTTCCTACGACACCGTCGCCCTCGTGCTGCAAGGCGGGGGGGCGTTGGGGTCCTACCAGGCGGGCGTCTATCAGGGCTTGCACGAAGCCGGCATACGGCCCAACTGGATTTCGGGTATTTCCATCGGGTCCATCAACGCGGCCATCATCGCGGGTTCGCCTGAAGATGAGCGCGTGGAAAGGTTGCGCGGCTTCTGGGAAAGCATTTGCCGGCCGGCGGGTTTCGGGTCCATCCCTTGGGGTGATTCATTGGCGGGCATGTTCCAGGGCATTCCGTACGGCTTTGGATCGCCCGCCATGAATGGCCAGTTGTCTGCCTTTCAGGCATTGTTCTCGGGCCAGCCCGGCTTTTTCAAGCTGCGGTTCCCGCCGCCCTATATGCTGCATGGTCAGGGCGCGGCCTCTACCAGCTTCTATGACACCGCTCCGCTGGCAGCCACGCTGCGCCAGTACGTAGACTTTGACTTGCTCAATAGCGGCGTGGTCCGCGCGAGTTTTGGCGTGGTCAATGTGCGGACCGGAAACTTCGCCTATTTTGATAGCCTGAAAGACACGCTGCGCCCTGAACACATCATGGCCTCGGGCGCTTTGCCGCCTGGGTTCCCTTCGGTAGAGATCGACGGCGAACACTACTGGGACGGCGGCGTGGTCTCCAACACGCCCTTGGCGCAGGTGCTGACCACCGACAATATGCGCGATACGCTGGCGTTTCAGGTCGATTTATGGCCGGCGCGCGGACCCTTGCCGACCTCGCTCGAAGAAGTGGCCGAACGGCAGAAAGACATTCAATATTCCAGCCGGACGCGTCTGGTCACCGATCAAATGCGGCGCATATTGAAACTACGCCATGGTTTGCAGCGCCTGCTGGAAAAGCTGCCCGAAGCCGATCGCCGGGCGCCTGAGCTGGCCGATATCCGCAGGTTATCCCATACGCCCGCGACCAACATCATCAACCTGATCTACGAATCCAAGCATCTGGAGAGTTTTTCCAAGGACTATGAATTCGGTACTGAGGCCATGCGCGAGCATTGGGATTCTGGTCTGTTGGACATCCGTCAAACGCTGGCTAAACCGGGAATTCTGGCCCGGCCCACTGAAAACAGTTGCTTCGTCACGCATGACATTCATCGCAACAGCAAGCACGCCTGAGCATTGCAGCTAAGACTGGTCTGATAGTTGCCCCAGGACGCCGCCAGGCGCGGGCCGCGACGGTAGTCTTTAGGGACAAACTGCAACCTTGTTCCGGGACGCTGCCGCACGCCCAGTCGCGGCGGTCCTGGTGGAGACCTCGCGATGAATGTTCCCCATCTACCCGCTCGCCTGGCGTTAAACCCGCAGCCGGCAACCCGCCCGCCACGTTCCGCCCCGGCCCGCCTGCCCCTCGATGAGGGCCCCGACCGGATCGACGGCTGGTGGAGCCTGTTGTACCGGGGCTGGACGCTGCTTACCCCCAGCGGCCATCGTGTCGACCTGACCGAAACCGAGCGGGCGTGTTTCGTCTGCCTGTTGAAGAATCCGGGTCAGGAACTGTTGCGCCATGAGCTTTTTGCCATCCGTGCTGGCACTAATATGCGGACACTAAACGTTGCCATCTGCCGCTTGCGCAGCAAAGTTCTGTCAACCGGTTCCCGGCTGCCTTTGCATACCGTACACGGCGCTGGCTATGTGTTCCTGGGTAACCTCAGAGAGCTTTCCAATTGCTAAACCTGTTACTTATTTGTGCCCCCGCGCACGGTTTTCACCGCTGAAAATCCGTGATTTCCCCAATAACTGAGTTACATTATTGGGCTATTCACGTGTCCAGGCTGACGCATGGTTTGTTTTGGTCGCGAATGACCGTCGCGATTGAAGATTGCGCTTACTTGACGCGGTTAACTACGCGGGGGTTTCAATGCGGTTTTCGCCTAAACGTGTTTCAGGTCTGGCTTTTTCCGGTGGCGTCCTCGCGCTGATACTGGCGGGGTGTGGCGAAAAGCCCCAAATGAACCCCGGCATGCCCCAGGTCAGCGTCATTACCGTGCAGCCTGAGCGCGCACCTATCGTCTCTGAGTTGCCTGGCCGCGTTGACGCCGTGCGCGACGCGCAGATCCGCTCGCGGGTCACGGGCATTGTGCAGAAAATCACCTTCGAGCAAGGTGGCGACGTCAAGGAAAACCAGCTGCTGTTCAAGATTGATCCGGCGCCCTACAAGGCGGCTTACGATCAAGCGACCGCGCAATTGAAGCAGGCGCAGGCCAGTCTGTTCAGCGCCAAGCTGTTGGCGGACCGCTACGCGCCGCTGGTCAAGGCCAACGCCGTCAGCAAGCAGGAATATGACAACGCCGTGGCATCGTTCCGTCAGGCCGATGCCAATGTGGCAGCCGCCAAGGCTGCGCAGGACAACGCGGCGATCAACCTGGGTTACACCGACGTCACCTCGCCCATCACGGGCCGCATCGGCAAGCCGCTGGTGACCGAAGGCGCGCTGGTGGAATCCACCTCCGCTACTCAAATGGCAACCGTGCAGCAGCTGGACCCGGTGTACGTGGACTTCACTCAGTCCACCGCCGATCTGGCCTCGCTGCGCCGGGCGTTCGCCAGCGGCCAGTTGCAGCAGGTAGGCAAGGACGCCGCCCGCGCCACGGTCGTGCTGGAAGACGGTTCCGAATATGCTCACCCGGGCAAGCTGTTGTTCACCGGCATTACCGTCGACCCGAGCACGGGCCAGGTGAACCTGCGCGCTGAAGTCCCCAACCCCGACGGCATCCTGCTGCCCGGCATGTATGTGCGCGTGCGGCTGGAGCAGGGCGTGGACGACAAGGCGCTGGTCGTGCCGCAGCAAGCGCTGCAACGCACGGCCGATGGCTCGCAAAGCCTGATGCTGGTCAAGGACAACAAGATCGAACAATTGCCCGTGACCACCGGCGGTTCCCTGAAGAACAACTGGTTGATTACCAGCGGTTTGAAGGCGGGCGACGTCGTCGTGGTGGAAGGCTTCCAGAAGATCCGTCCGGGTGCGCCGGTGCAAGTCAGCCAATGGAATAAAAACGGAGCCCCCGCGAAGGGCGGCCAACCCGCGGCACAACCCGGCGCCAAGCCGGCAGCCCCCGCGGAACCGCCCAAGCCGGCCGAACCTGCCCAGCAGGACAAGGCCGCAGGCCAGAAATCGTAAGCGGCACGCGGCGCGACTTGCGCCGCGTTCCCCTTTGGTGAGCATCGCTTTCAGAGTCAGCCCACATGCCGCAATTTTTTATTGATCGACCAATTTTCGCCTGGGTAGTTGCCCTGTTCATTCTGCTGGCGGGGGTGTTGGCCATCCCGAACATGCCGGTATCGCAGTATCCCGATGTGGCGCCTCCGGCGATCACGATCACTGCCACCTATCCGGGCGCATCCGCCAAGGAAGTGGCGGAGTCGGTCACCAGTATCATCGAAGACAAGCTGAACGGCGCCAAGGGCCTGATCTACTACGAGTCGGTCAGCGATTCCTTCGGCACCGCGACGATCACCGTGACGTTTGCGCCAGGCACCAACCCCGACTTGGCGCAGGTGGACGTGCAAAACCGCGTGTCGAACGTCATTGCGCAGTTGCCCACTGCCGTGCAGCAGCAGGGCTTGCAATACGAGCAGACCAGTACAGGCTTCTTGATGATCGTGACGCTGTCGTCCGTTGACGGCACGCAAGATCAGACCGCGCTGGCCGACTACATCACGCGTAACGTGCAGAACCCGGTTTCCCGGGTTGCTGGCGTGGGCCAATTCCAGCTGTTCGCCGCGCCTCGGGCCATGCGCGTGTGGGTGGATGCCGCCAAGCTGGTGGGCTTCAACCTGAGCATGGCAGAGGTCAATCAGGCCATCTCCGGCCAGAACGTGCTGATCTCCGGCGGCAGCATCGGCGCGCCGCCCAACCCGGACTCGCAGCGTATTACGGCCACCGTCACGGCCAACGGCCAACTGAGCACGGTTGAAGGGTTTGGCAAGATCGTGCTGCGTGCGAACACCGACGGTTCAAAGGTGTTGCTGCGTGACGTGGCCCGCATCGAAGTGGGCGCCGACAACTATCAGTTGGGCGCCCGTTTGAACGGCAAGCCGACGGCCGCTTTCGCCATCGTGCTGCAGCCGGACGCCAACGCCCTGGCTACGGCGCAGGGCGTGCGCCAGCAAATGGAAGAACTGTCCAAGTACTTCCCGGCCAACATCAAGTACGCCATTCCCTACGACACCGCGCCGTACGTCAAGGTGTCGATCGAACAGGTGCTGCACACACTGGCTGAAGCCATGGTGCTGGTGTTCCTGGTGATGTACCTGTTCTTGCAGAACGTGCGCTACACCCTGATTCCGGCGCTTGTTGTGCCGGTGGCCATGCTGGGGTCTTTCGCGGTGATGCTGGCGTTGGGGTTCTCCATCAACGTGCTCACCATGTTCGCGATGGTGTTAGCGATCGGGATTCTGGTCGATGACGCCATCGTGGTGGTGGAAAACGTCGAGCGGATCATGGCAACCGAGGGGCTTCCGCCTAAAGAAGCCACCAAAAAAGCCATGCCGCAGATCAGCGGCGCCATCATTGGTATCACGTTGGTGCTGGTGACGGTGTTCCTGCCGTTGGCGTTCATGAGCGGGTCGGTGGGCGTTATCTACCGTCAGTTTTCGATCGCCATGGCGGTGTCGATTTTCTTCTCGGCCCTGTTGGCGCTGACCTTTACCCCCGCGCTGTGCGCAACCATCCTCAAACCGGTGCCCAAGGGGCATAACACCGAAAAGAAGGGCTTTTTCGGCTGGTTCAACCGCAAGTTCGACGCCACGACTCACGGGTATCAGAACTGGGTTTCGCGCATGCTGCACAAGGGCGGCCGCATGATGCTGGCCTTCCTGGTGCTGGTCTTGCTGCTGGCTTGGCTGTATCTGCGCCTGCCGTCTTCATTCCTGCCTGAAGAAGACCAAGGCTACGTGATCAGCAACATCGAACTGCCCGCGGGCGCCAGCGCCAACCGCACGATCGAGGTGATCGAGCAGGTTGAAGCGTACTTCCACAGTATTCCGTCAGTTGAAAACGTTATTGCGGTGCAGGGCTTCAGCTTCAACGGCAATGGCCTGAACGCGGCTATCGCGTTCACGACCCTGAAGGACTTCAAGGACCGCAAGGCCCGTGAAGACTCCGCTGGAGCGATTGCATTCAACGCGTTCCAGAAGCAGTTGATGGGCATTCACGACGCAACCGTGTTCACGCTGGTACCGCCTGCGATCTCTTCGCTGGGTAACGCCACCGGTTTCGATCTGCGCTTGCAAGATCGCGGCGGGGCGGGCACGGAAGCGCTGGCTGCAGCCACGGGCCAACTGATGGGCGCGGCGATGAAAAGCCCGGTGCTGTCTCAAGTCCGTATCACGGGTTTGGCACCAGGCACGCAGTTGAGCCTTAACATCGATCGCGACAAGGCTGCCGCCCTGGGCGTGAACTTCGACGAGGCGGCGACGCTGATTTCCACGGCTGTGGGTTCCGCCTACCTGAGCAAATTCCCCAACTTGGGCCGGATGCAGAACATCTGGGTCCAAGCGGATGCGCCTTACCGCATGCAGCTGTCTGATGTGTTGAAGCTGAATGCACGTAATGCGCAGGGCGGAATGGTGCCTTTGTCCACCTTCGTGTCGGCAGAGTGGGTCCAGGGTCCGATCCAGGTGGTGCGTTACAACAGCTACGAGTCCATGCGTATTGGCGGCAGTGCTGCTGCGGGCTACACGACTGGTCAGGCCATGGAAGAAATGCAAAGCCTGGTCGCGCAGTTGCCGCAAGGGTTCGGCTAC of Achromobacter seleniivolatilans contains these proteins:
- a CDS encoding winged helix-turn-helix domain-containing protein, which encodes MNVPHLPARLALNPQPATRPPRSAPARLPLDEGPDRIDGWWSLLYRGWTLLTPSGHRVDLTETERACFVCLLKNPGQELLRHELFAIRAGTNMRTLNVAICRLRSKVLSTGSRLPLHTVHGAGYVFLGNLRELSNC
- a CDS encoding sulfate/molybdate ABC transporter ATP-binding protein — encoded protein: MSVSIDIRKRMVSGDRHFELDAAFTSASKRIALFGPSGAGKSLTLRAVAGLLRPDAGRIEINGRVLFDQQAGIYLPAQARRVAYLFQDYALFPHLTVAQNIAFGLRRGWLNPPRREVGPQARRWVDAFELSSIVGSYPNEISGGQKQRVALARALMLQPDILLLDEPFSALDSQLRGKMRQELNALQRQLDVPMLLITHDPADVDALADEVFEVRGGKVRRRDEDVGV
- a CDS encoding TOBE domain-containing protein gives rise to the protein MLELDGSIWFRSGAQTWGGKNRIDLLAQIDATGSITAAARAVGMSYKGAWDAIDAMNNLAGEPLVVRAAGGKGGGGTQLTDRARRLIATFRALETEHRKFMENLTRAGLDASGDIDLMRRFMLKTSARNKFLGTVVEIRTGAVNDEILLRIAGGQTIVATITRESTKELGLETGKEAIALVKASSVIVGAPGPGLRISARNQLEGKISDVRPGAVNSEILIAVEGGATLVAIVTNESANDLALGVGAPAVGIFKASSVILGVLD
- a CDS encoding DUF4136 domain-containing protein, producing MKALKALKCLTAGSMTALLAACASGPTVKADYDHQANFAQYRTFGYMTPLGTDKAGYSTLLTERLKDATRGQMEMRGYVFSASNPDLLVNFSAKLQQKTQVTPAAPPMGPYYGYRSGFYGGWPGYGWGDDVYQYTEGTLNIDLVDPRRKQLVWEGVAVGEVQNPEAAGSSQNVDKAVAQIFAKYPFRAGVAAPQLPDKTKP
- a CDS encoding efflux RND transporter periplasmic adaptor subunit, which gives rise to MRFSPKRVSGLAFSGGVLALILAGCGEKPQMNPGMPQVSVITVQPERAPIVSELPGRVDAVRDAQIRSRVTGIVQKITFEQGGDVKENQLLFKIDPAPYKAAYDQATAQLKQAQASLFSAKLLADRYAPLVKANAVSKQEYDNAVASFRQADANVAAAKAAQDNAAINLGYTDVTSPITGRIGKPLVTEGALVESTSATQMATVQQLDPVYVDFTQSTADLASLRRAFASGQLQQVGKDAARATVVLEDGSEYAHPGKLLFTGITVDPSTGQVNLRAEVPNPDGILLPGMYVRVRLEQGVDDKALVVPQQALQRTADGSQSLMLVKDNKIEQLPVTTGGSLKNNWLITSGLKAGDVVVVEGFQKIRPGAPVQVSQWNKNGAPAKGGQPAAQPGAKPAAPAEPPKPAEPAQQDKAAGQKS
- a CDS encoding patatin-like phospholipase family protein; this encodes MTTRRKAPSTDTGDTPSYDTVALVLQGGGALGSYQAGVYQGLHEAGIRPNWISGISIGSINAAIIAGSPEDERVERLRGFWESICRPAGFGSIPWGDSLAGMFQGIPYGFGSPAMNGQLSAFQALFSGQPGFFKLRFPPPYMLHGQGAASTSFYDTAPLAATLRQYVDFDLLNSGVVRASFGVVNVRTGNFAYFDSLKDTLRPEHIMASGALPPGFPSVEIDGEHYWDGGVVSNTPLAQVLTTDNMRDTLAFQVDLWPARGPLPTSLEEVAERQKDIQYSSRTRLVTDQMRRILKLRHGLQRLLEKLPEADRRAPELADIRRLSHTPATNIINLIYESKHLESFSKDYEFGTEAMREHWDSGLLDIRQTLAKPGILARPTENSCFVTHDIHRNSKHA
- a CDS encoding efflux RND transporter permease subunit codes for the protein MPQFFIDRPIFAWVVALFILLAGVLAIPNMPVSQYPDVAPPAITITATYPGASAKEVAESVTSIIEDKLNGAKGLIYYESVSDSFGTATITVTFAPGTNPDLAQVDVQNRVSNVIAQLPTAVQQQGLQYEQTSTGFLMIVTLSSVDGTQDQTALADYITRNVQNPVSRVAGVGQFQLFAAPRAMRVWVDAAKLVGFNLSMAEVNQAISGQNVLISGGSIGAPPNPDSQRITATVTANGQLSTVEGFGKIVLRANTDGSKVLLRDVARIEVGADNYQLGARLNGKPTAAFAIVLQPDANALATAQGVRQQMEELSKYFPANIKYAIPYDTAPYVKVSIEQVLHTLAEAMVLVFLVMYLFLQNVRYTLIPALVVPVAMLGSFAVMLALGFSINVLTMFAMVLAIGILVDDAIVVVENVERIMATEGLPPKEATKKAMPQISGAIIGITLVLVTVFLPLAFMSGSVGVIYRQFSIAMAVSIFFSALLALTFTPALCATILKPVPKGHNTEKKGFFGWFNRKFDATTHGYQNWVSRMLHKGGRMMLAFLVLVLLLAWLYLRLPSSFLPEEDQGYVISNIELPAGASANRTIEVIEQVEAYFHSIPSVENVIAVQGFSFNGNGLNAAIAFTTLKDFKDRKAREDSAGAIAFNAFQKQLMGIHDATVFTLVPPAISSLGNATGFDLRLQDRGGAGTEALAAATGQLMGAAMKSPVLSQVRITGLAPGTQLSLNIDRDKAAALGVNFDEAATLISTAVGSAYLSKFPNLGRMQNIWVQADAPYRMQLSDVLKLNARNAQGGMVPLSTFVSAEWVQGPIQVVRYNSYESMRIGGSAAAGYTTGQAMEEMQSLVAQLPQGFGYEWTGLSYQERQAGNQAPILMGLSLLVVFLVLAALYESWAIPISVMLVVPLGMLGAVGLVSALGMSNDVYFQVGMVTVIGLAAKNAILIVEFAKDQYARGMGLYESAVEAARLRFRPILMTSLAFILGVIPLAMATGAGAASQRAVGLGVLGGMLAATPFAVIFVPTFFVVVLGLFKTRPRLLGAELRAWEEEQAAKKAAAGQAAPDTTTPIPAQPHGGQEGKE
- the modB gene encoding molybdate ABC transporter permease subunit, which encodes MSDPVWVPLLLSLKVAGWATLIATVAGTAAAYGLSRWRWPGRDLLDAILTLPLVLPPTVLGYYLLVLLGRRGIIGETLAKWNIELVFTWQGAVIAASVVAFPLIFKSARAAFENVDSQLENAARVLGVCEAGVFFRVTLPLAARGIAAGVLLAFARALGEFGATLMIAGNLPGRTQTLSVAIYEAVQAGDDSTANMLVLVTSVTCIAVLLLAGKLVPIGARDRNGGGR
- the modA gene encoding molybdate ABC transporter substrate-binding protein; its protein translation is MSCKRSLLALSLALSAVWGAAAHAGDLVVSAAASLTNAFKEVAQGYEKEHAGTKVILNFGASDVLLQQIVKGAPADVFASADQKAMDKAVEEKAVKAASRVDFAANQIVLIVPTDSKANITTLKDLTRDDVKRIAYGNPASVPVGRYTQGALQAAGLWDAVQAKSVLAQNVRQSLDYVSRGEVDAGFVFATDAAIMPDKVKVAVRVPSQTPVTYPIAVTARETAAKEAASFVAYVMSPAGQEILSRYGFQKP